From Strix aluco isolate bStrAlu1 chromosome 5, bStrAlu1.hap1, whole genome shotgun sequence:
TTTGAATGAAGTTTTAGAGTGTCCACATGTACCCAAGAACAGAAACAAGAACGAAAGCAGTTTCTGAAAGGTACCTCCTTTTGCCACCACTTCTCCGTGCATCCATTGGAGTTGCAGCAGATAACGTTCAGAAAATCTGGGGAATTTAGCACCAACAGTTTTTGAGGTTACTTGTAGGAACAAGATGTTAAAGTAACCTTCCTTTGGCCAGAACCAAGGCAAATCCTCcattaaatataaaattgtaaTTTGTATCTTTATCCTGCCTTCCGTGTAAAACTGTACTTTGTAACTCTCACCTGCAGTTTGTGCTGGGCTCTAACTGTGACTGATTTTCACAGCATGTTTCTAAAACAGTACCGccctatttttcagttttcctccaAGAACTTACTTCGGAGCCAAAGCTTGTAGGGCAGGTGACATAACTTTGCCCAATTCCAGTGAACTGCCAATTTTAGAACGCTATTTACTACCTGAAAATGTGCTGGTGGCCACAGTCCAGAGAGGGAGGAGTTAATAAAGTAACACTGCAGTAATCCATGGGTACAAAAATCCTGTGTTTTAAAAACCACACAGCTATGTCTGTACGTTCCCTGGGCTAAGCTTACCTTCTTGTGAGGCTACCTCTAACTCTTGCTATAGCAAGAATATATGAATTACCTGTCCCCAGACCTCACTCCTGGGGCTCCTGGCAAGTTTTGACCAGAGAGGGACGAGCCCAAGTACTGTTGCCTTTTCTTCCTTGGAGCTTCTGacacagaaaacagcaagaagCTTCCCTGATAGCCAAATAACCCTTACTTGAAAGCAGGCCAGTATTGCTACATCTGTCCCACTGTGTGGAAACCTTCAGCAGAGGGGAGGCTGCACCCACTCTTCTCCAACCTCAGCCAAAGGCCAAGAACATCTCCTCCATCCCAGGCTGAATGTGCTGGCTGTCAGCGAAACTACATACACACAAGTGTCCTGCTGTCTCTGCTGGGTTTTGGACTAAACAGCTGTTACAGAGGAGGATTTCACAAACCTGCTGCTGTAACAGGTACCACACAGCATGTTGGACACACATGTTACTGCTGTGACTGCAGGGACTGCCCCTTTTAGATCGAGCTGTAGAGGTCTCAGAGTTCAGGAATGGCTTATGAAAGCAATTAGTACGTGAAAGGTCTCTTTGTTTTTGTGCCACTGCTTTTAATAATAATGATTACATCAGATATTTTCTGCCATCTCGATCTTCTGTGGTACTGCTAATAAATAAATGACAAACCCCAACACTTAAAATAGCACCTAATGCAATGAACTGCAAGCGCTGAGGTTTGAGATTTTACATCCTGCCCTTCCAGAGCACTCTCCCTTTGATGATTTTAACCATTGAGTACTGAGCTTCACATAAGCCACGAAGGGTGTGACATGCATGGCGGAGTCAGAGAATCGCCTGCGGCCAGGGGCCCAGGTCCCTGGCTCTAACCACCAGACAGTCCTGTCCCACAAGAGCAGACGAGACATACATGATAGGTACACGGCATTCAAGTGCAGTTGCCTGGACCATAATATATTCTCTGGTTCTTCAAGCGATCCTTTCATTTATGCTTGGTTCAATCTGTTACAGCAGCAACAGTTGCTGGCCAATTTAATGGCAAAACTGGGAATATAATCCAGACCTCCTATGCTTCACATCCTCTGACCATTCCTCCTCCTATCAGCGTAGTTATGTTCTTGTCAGCTATTGACTGACAAGTAAAatcaaaacctgaagaaaatacCCAAATCCCAAAGGCTCAGATTTAGAACTGGAGCCTGCACCGAGACAGCAGCTCTGAATTTTGCCCCAGCACCTAACCACATATTCacagtatgctgtgttttgaataaaCCACCCCCAACACCGGGAAACACATGGCAGATCAGAATTACTTTGTGCAGGAGGAACCACATAATCCTAAAATACAGTCTCATGTAGCACCTATTAGAGACATGATACTGGCAAAGTACAGGAAAAACACCAGTTTTTAAGGAAAGCTTCATAGTGACCTAAGCTTCACAACAAAGCTCTGCATGCAGGAGGATCCTAATGTTACAATTCCCAAATAACCCACTGAttagttacattttctttataatctctggtgaaaaaaaaagatcatgacCAGCATGAATCCCAAAGGGAATCCTATCACTTAACAGCCCTATCCtgatttatatatgtgtgtatgcatgtacatagatatgtatatatgCTTATGTATCTAAAATATGCACATTACACACCTGTTCTGCCTACACTTCAGTGTTTAACTCTTAACAGAGATCTTTGTCATGTAATTACTGGTTGCATTCACAAAAGAGTTCCAGGggatcatttttgctttatgttccaagaaaggaaaagaacCTCTAAAACACctcagcacagcttctctggCACCTTGCTAAGAGCAGAAAAGCTCTACAGTAGACGTCAGGAGTCCACTCAGCGTGAAACGCTGATGAGCACCACGTTCTCTCCATGACAAGCTGGCACCCTCATTTTGCTGAGCCATACCAGAAGATGATGGCTTAGGTGTCAGCAATGCAAAAAGACCATTTTGGGCTCATTCATACACAAAAACCATTCCCCAAATTGGCTTTTAAGAAGTCCCACTAAACTAACTTTAAACCCAGTTTAAGACCATGGGTTGTATCAGGCTTAGCTGACTTTTTGTGGACACACTTCAAATCTGATGAAGGAGGTCTGGAAGCCAATTTGTGAAGGACAACTGCAGCCCCCTGGAGAGTGGCTGACATTAGAATTTGAACCAGTCCCAAACCAGCATTAGCTGAACTACACATTAAGCCAGTTGCATTTTTTGGAGAGGAGAAATTTCCCCACTGTAACTTAGACTGCAGTGAAACACTTTAAACTGAGAAGTAATGTAGTGGTGGGCTGGACAAAAGGACTGAAAACCCAACATCAGCCAGTCACAGGAAATTAGCTAACAGACTGTATCAGGCTACACCCCAAACGGCACCAGCCTGCAGCCTCTGCAACAGACGAGGCAGGCTGAGGCCATCCATGCCTTGTTTTTTTCAAGGGTGGGAAGTAAAGCATCACCGTTTTAAATGAAAGCCTACTTCTCCAGAGCTGTCTGCATGAACGAGGACCCCACTGGGCTCCTACCTGCCTAATAGCCCTTTGATCATCATAGCTGTACTGAGGGGAGCTCGTGAATCTGAGCTGCCTGTCTTCTCTGCTCCCTTGGATGAAGCCGCCTCTCATCCCTCAAGCGCTGGGATGTGGGACAGTGCGATCAGGTGGGGCAATGGGAGCGATTAGCAACCGCAGGGCATGGGAGAAGGCAAGAAGGAACACAGTTCCTCAAAGAGCCAGTTTGGGGAAAGGAGCACGGTTAGCTAGGCAAGGCAGAGAAATCTATTACTTTAGGAATTAATTTAAGGTTAAATGGGTCAAGAGAGAGAGAAGGGTTAGCGGACCACAGGCTTTACTGTTCAAGAGGTTTCATGTCATTTCTATCCTGCAGTCCCAGGGGCCACTGCCCACAAGTAAGAAAAAGCCAAAGGCCAAGCAGGTTCCTGTGAGTAAATTCACAAGTTTTCCATTCCATGTCTGAAGCCgtaaaaatgcagaaagcacAGGAGCAGCGTGGCAGAAGAAAAGGGAGGGCAAGGAAGGACTCTGTATTTATCTCTTAAATGATTAATTGGAGCCAAAAGTTACCCTGCGAATtgagaagcaaaagaaacaaataggGATAGACTGAGATGGGAGATGCAGAAAGACCTGGTGGACGTTATGCCCAATCATGGAATAAAAGATCCAGAATAGACGATGGTGCAGCTTTATCGGCATGAATTACTTCTAATCGCAGAAGCCACAAGTGAGTTATGTGGATCCTCCTGAACCCCTGCCAAGCAAAGCTGTCCAGCTTCCACTGAACACCGGtgtaattggggaaaaaaaagaatgaaacatttaTCTGGCAAGtgctttcaaaaagagaaagTGGTTGTTGGGAGCTGCTCAAGGGGCTGGAATGCTGGAGATGGTTCCAGGGGGATGGATCAGCCATCAGAGCGCATATGAGGCAGGCAgggatttttaataaaatgcagtttatcGCACAGTGATTACCACCTCCTATTTATACCATATGAGATCATGAAAAACATGGCACGTATTTCCTTACTCCTGGAAACACAGAATCAACTGAACAACCATGTGATAAACTGGCCCTTTTCATGcacttttattttgtctttctaaaCTTCTATTTCCAAACATCTGTCACCTAGATAAAGTGAGCAATAAACTACTGGAAAAATACTTTCtgtgccctccccccccccccccccccaaccccacagtAGATTAGGATTATGAGTCCAAATTCCAGGGCTGTTCCATTCAACATGTAAATCTTAATTGTTCACAAGGAAGTGCAGACACTTGAATTATGTAATGTGAGAAATGGAATTTCAGGGTCTCCAGAAAATGCATCATCTATTTCTAACCTTTGCTGGTTACACACAAAAGGCGTTACAGACCCAGCATGCTAAGacataaataaaaaagtatttcaggtAAGCTTTTATGCCTTAGAGAGCACACCTGTTCCCGCTCCCCCTCAAATGTGGTTTGAAGGTGAAAGGCTTAGAGAGAGGAAATACCGCGTTATTTCCATGGTAAGATTCTGCAGTCGAATTCGGGATAATACGGTAAAAGACTTCATTAGCACTCTTTCAGAATGACTTGTATAACTTGCTTGTAGCTTTGCCAGTTATGAGTAATGCAACAATCACTAAGATACACCAACACCACCTTTGTACCACATTTCCTTCACACATTGCCGGATGTCTACTGGACTCAGCCTTCTCGTAAGCAATCCCGCTGTCTTCAGCCGAGCAATCCTCGCCGAGGCAGGCCCACGTGGCCCGCCAGACACCACACCTTTCACCTGCTCCTCACTTCACGGAAATTCTGCTTTTTGGTTGCGATGCTCTACAACTGGTCTGAGCACAGTAGACCACAGTGCGGCTGCTCAGCAAAATCCATCCCCCCTAATAATTTTCCTACTAACCTAATGGTTAACCACCCCTCCCCCCGACAGCGCAAAGTAATAATGCTACAAAGATAACTCGTACTGGGTGACACCCCAGTACAGCGTCTGAGTGGGGCTGTGGCTCCACGATCACTAAAACCAGGTCTACACATTGCTGGATCACCCAGGAGTACAAATTTGGTCGGGATCGGGCCAAGGCACATGATCACACTTCTGCTGAATGAGCCAGAGCGCACGATACGGAGCCAATGCCAATTTTACGCTGGCCATATGCCAGCCGCAGGGGTGCAGACGATACCTGATCCGGCTGGAGCTGTGTACAGTGATACCTGATCCAGCATAAAGTCTGCTAGTAAAAAGTTAACCTGTCAAAAACTTCTTGAATTAACTTGAGCAGGCAGAGTGAATGAATACCAGGTCAGCGCTTCACATCATGCGGCCACCCCAGTTTTGAGCCAGTAATAGGCGTTGTACCGCTGGCTCTTCTGCGTTGCCAAACCACAGCCGATAGTGATGCTTATATGCATGGGGATCTcattgcaggatcagggcctcaAGAGTCCTTCAACTTGTCTTGCCTCCAacttaaagcaaagaaaaaagcagaatgaaatacAGACATTGGACCTCTAAGCAGTCAACAGAGTCCAATATGGAATCTGTATGTGAAGATGGAGCCACAGGCGTTTCTGCAGCAGATAAATTTAGATGATGATTAAAATAGAGCCTATTCCTTCAGGTTAGTGAAAGGCTCGGTACAGCAAACACGCCAGTAACCGGGCtgatttttgtcatattttagTAATCcaaacagtattaaaaatgcaCCCTGTTGTGTTGAACAAATGTgaactttatatttttctttacagctcCTTGGCACAGAAGGACAGTCCTGATCTTTTGAAGCTGTTTTGAAAAGCCTTACCTGATCTCTGGTAGAACTTAACCCGTTTTTAACACTGGTGCAATACTGCCCAGTGTTGAAACATGCACAGTTACCATTACATGAGGCTACAGACACGTAAGAAACGTGGATTTCAAACATTCTTTCTTCAAATTGCTGGAAGACATTAGAAATTGCTCAGTTTATGTGAGCACTTCAACTATTTTCAGAGGTAGTTCAAGGAGACCATTAGCTGAAAgccattttcagaagtttttccaTTTCCCATCACAGAGGCCCTAAAATGATCCACCTAGAAGTCTAAGCAACCTTGACAGTTACCCAGGTCTCCGAGCTATTTACAGCCATGCTCCTATCACTCCTGCACGGATGCCTAGACAGGCCGCTCCCAAATTTTGGTCCTCAAGGCCATCAGAGCATCTCAAGGCCAAGCTGCAGATGGCCGCAGCCTGTGCTCCAGAAGCCAGGGGCGAGGCAGGCCCGGCTGCGCCCTTGCCgccctgagcagcagcatgaGCCCCCGTCCCTCCGCAGGGGGTcgggcggccccggggggagcTCAAGGGCCTGTTTACCAGCCGGGCCATGGCGGCCCTTGGCACACTCCGACGCCGAGGCAGCCCGGCGGCAGACGCCAGGGGCTCCCGGGGAGCGGGTGAGCAGGGAGGCCTGAGGGGAGGCGGCTGGCGGGACGGCGGTGCGGGGCCGAGCTGCAGTGCCGCTGCCTTCAGGgagcgccccgccgcccccgcccagGCGGCGACAAGTCACCCGAGGGTGACAGCGCCGCGCCCAGCCACGGCTTCCCCGCACTGACAGGGCGGGAAAGGGGGGCGACGTCCGCCGGCGGCGCTCGGGGGGGGCCTCGGGCGCCCCCGACGGGCGGGGCGCAGCGCTGGGGCTGCGCGCCCCAGGCggcagcggccccggcccccggaggcggagcggcgggggcgggcgggggccggcggggcgccgCCGCGGCGCGGCAACGGTTAACGGCGGGGCGCAGCGAATGGGCCGCGCTGTTTCCAGGGCGACGGCTCGGAGTGTTCCGGATCGTACCATTGCGCaagcggcgcggggggggggggggggggggggatgcgagcggcgccgccgccgccaggcccggcccagcgccgcctcctccctccctcctcccccccccccgcctcctccccctcccgcccGGCCGGAGCGCGGCGCCGGGGCCCAGCAGCGAGCGGCGCGCGGCGGAGCAGAGCAGGCGGCCGGCAGCGGCCGGGCCCGGAGCGGCGGAGTCGGtaccggcggcggggcgggccgggccgggccgggccgggccggcgcgACCCTCTGCCCTCGCTGCCTTCTCGCCGCCGCCGCGGGATGCGGGCGGCCCGGGGCCGCGGTCTGTGAGCGGCAGCAGCGCGGAGACAAAGGGAGGCGGCGGGGCTCGGCAAGCCGGCACCAGGAACGgggcgcgggggccgccgccgccgccggggcgcaCCCGCCGGCCCGCCGGGAGGCGGCACGATGCGGCACGGGGCGGCGCGGCCGCAGCagcgcggcggcagcagcggcgcggcccgcccggcgcggcggtagaggcggcggcggcggcggccgcagggcgcggggccgggctgggccggcgGTCGCGCAGCAGCGTCtcccgcgggccgggccgcgccgcccgggCCGGCGATgtgagggcggcggcggcgaggaggagcggagcgcggcgcggcgcggcacggcgcggagcggagcggaagGCGGGCGGGCCCCGAGCGGaagcgggccgggcccggcggcgaGGAGGAGCGCGgcgccggcgggggcggccgggcgcggGCGTGCGATGGAAACGCACATCTCGTGCCTGTTCCCCGAGCTGCTGGCCATGATCTTCGGGTACCTGGAGGTGCGGGACAAGGGCCGGGCGGCGCAGGTGTGCACGGCCTGGCGCGACGCCGCCTACCACCGCTCGGTCTGGCGGGGCGTGGAGGCCAAGCTGCACCTGCGCCGCGCCAACCCCTCGCTCTTCCCCAGCCTGGCGGCGCGGGGCATCCGGCGGGTGCAGATCCTGTCGCTGCGGCGCAGCCTGAGCTACGTGATCCAGGGCATGGCGGACATCGAGAGCCTCAACCTCAGCGGCTGCTACAACCTCACCGACAACGGGCTGGGCCACGCCTTCGTGGCGGAGATCAGCTCCCTGCGCTCGCTCAACCTGAGCCTCTGCAAGCAGATCACGGACAGCAGCCTGGGCCGCATCGCCCAGTACCTCAAGGgcctggaggtgctggagctggggggctgcagcaaCATCACCAACACCGGCCTCCTCCTCATCGCCTGGGGCCTGCAGCGCCTCAAGAGCCTCAACCTGCGCTCCTGCCGGCACCTCTCCGACGTGGGCATCGGGCACCTGGCGGGCATGACGCGCAGCGCGGCCGAGGGCTGCCTGGGCCTGGAGCAGCTCACGCTGCAGGACTGCCAGAAGCTCAGCGACCTCTCGCTCAAGCACCTGGCCCGCGGGCTGGGCCGCCTCCGCCAGCTCAACCTCAGCTTCTGCGGGGGCATCTCGGACGCGGGGCTGCTGCACCTGTCGCACATGAGCAGCCTGCGCAGCCTCAACCTGCGCTCCTGCGACAACATCAGCGACACGGGCATCATGCATCTGGCCATGGGCAGCCTGCGCCTGTCTGGCCTCGACGTCTCCTTCTGCGACAAGGTGGGGGACCAGAGCCTAGCCTATATCGCACAGGGCCTGGATGGGCTGcgctccctctccctctgctcctg
This genomic window contains:
- the FBXL14 gene encoding F-box/LRR-repeat protein 14, encoding METHISCLFPELLAMIFGYLEVRDKGRAAQVCTAWRDAAYHRSVWRGVEAKLHLRRANPSLFPSLAARGIRRVQILSLRRSLSYVIQGMADIESLNLSGCYNLTDNGLGHAFVAEISSLRSLNLSLCKQITDSSLGRIAQYLKGLEVLELGGCSNITNTGLLLIAWGLQRLKSLNLRSCRHLSDVGIGHLAGMTRSAAEGCLGLEQLTLQDCQKLSDLSLKHLARGLGRLRQLNLSFCGGISDAGLLHLSHMSSLRSLNLRSCDNISDTGIMHLAMGSLRLSGLDVSFCDKVGDQSLAYIAQGLDGLRSLSLCSCHISDEGINRMVRQMHGLRTLNIGQCVRITDKGLELIAEHLSQLTGIDLYGCTRITKRGLERITQLPCLKVLNLGLWEMTESEKVR